TCCTCGGGGTCGCTCTCCAGGACCCGGGCCACCGTCGAGGGCGGGGCAGCCGTCACGCAGTCGGCGGGCTGCCAGGCGTCACCGGCGGCGCCCGGCCAGGTGTGCCGCTCGGACGCGACGGCCACGCCCATGCGCGGCGGCGCCACGGTGGTGCCGACGCCCCGGCGACGCTGCAGTCGCCCTTCCAGTTCCAGCTGCTCGAGAGCCTGGCGCAGGGTGGCCCGCGCGACGCCGAACCGGGCCGCGAGGTCGCGCTCGTTGGGGAGGATCTCACCCACCGAGAACTCGGAGTCCAGTGCTTCGCTGAGCACGGTCTTCAGATGCCAGTACTTGGGCTCCGGCACCGTATCCAACTGCGTGGTCCCCACCGTGTCCTCCGCAATCGCCGTGTCCCGGCGGCTTTTAGCGCCCTTGTTTATTAAAGGTTCCTGCACTATCCCAGCGACCATATGGCGGCCCCCACCCTTGGTCAAGACCAATCCTCGATCCGTTACACCTCGTGCAGATGTGTTGCCGCAGAGCGTTCATACGACGTTCGCGATACGCCCCGTACGTGACACAACGGCAAAGCCCCCGTCGTCCGGACGGGGGCTTCGGCACAGGACCGGCGGGAGCCCGCCGGTCGACGGGCGTCAGTCGACGGCGAGGGACAGCAGCTTCTCCGGGTTGCGGACGATGTAGACGCACTGGATGCGGCCGTCGGCGATGTCCAGCTGGAAGACACTGTCGGGCTTGCCGCCCGCCAGCACCAGGAACGCCGGTCCGCCGTTGACCTCCAGGAAGCGGAACGTCGCGCCGGACACGCCCTTGCGCACGGCGCCGCCGAGGAAGCGGCCCACCTTGTCGGCCGACTCGATGACCCGCACCGGCGCCTGGGCCAGCCCGCCGCTGTCGCCGATCAGACGCACGTCCGGGGCCAGCAGGGACATCAGCCCGTCGAGGTCCCCCTCCGTCGCCGCCGCGAGGAACCGCTCGGTGAGGTCGCGGCGCTCGACGGGGTCGACCTCGTAGCGGGGCCGCCGCTCCTCGACGTGCCGCCGGGCCCGGCCGGCGAGCTGTCGCACCGCGGGCTCACTGCGGTCGAGCGTGACGGCGATCTCGGCGTACGGGTAGCCGAACGCCTCCCGGAGCACGAACACGGCCCGTTCCAGCGGCGAGAGGGACTCCAGGACGACGAGGACGGCCAGCGAGACCGAGTCCGCGAGGACGGCCCGCTCGGCCGTGTCGGCGACGGTGTCCCCGAAGTCGGTGACGTACGGCTCGGGCAGCCAGGGCCCCACGTAGGCCTCCTTACGGGCCTGGGCCTGCCGCAGCCGGTCGAGGGCGAGCCGGGTGGCGATACGCACGAGATAGGCGCGCGGTTCGCGGACGTCGGAGCGGTCGGCCCCGGACCAGCGCAACCACGCCTCCTGGACGACGTCCTCCGCGTCGGCCACCCGGCCGAGCATGCGGTAGGCGACGCCCATCAGAACGGAACGGTGCTCTTCGAAGACCTCGGTCACGGTGTCGGTAGCCACAGGACCATCCCAACCCGACGTGTCCGGCCGTGTCCAGACGACAAGGGGAACGGGGCTACCCGCCAGTAGTAATTGCTGACAAGCTGTCCAGCAGTCAGCCGTACGAGCCGGCCGATGCCGAGCGGGCGCCGATGCCCATGTCGATGCGGCGCCGATGCCGAGCCGGCCGGTACCCGGTCAGCGAGCCACAGCCGAGGAGCAAACCCATGGCCGCCACGGTCTCCTTCACCGTCCCCTCTCCGCACGGCCCGCGCTCCGTGACCCTCGCCTACCGGCGCGTGGGCACCGGCGAACCGCTTCTGCTGCTGCACGGGATAGGCCATCACCGGCAGGCGTGGGACCCGGTCGTCGACCTCCTGGCGGCCGAACGGGACGTGATCGCGGTGGATCTGCCCGGCTTCGGTGAGTCCCCCGCGTTGCCCGAGGGGCTGAGCCACGGTCTGGCGACGACGAACGCGGCGCTCGCCGCGCTGTGCGAGACGCTGGAGCTCGACCGGCCGCATGTGGCGGGCAACTCCCTGGGCGGCCTGCTGGCCCTGGAGCTGGGCCGCGAGAAGCTCGTACGGTCCGTCACGGCGCTGGCGCCCGCCGGGTTCTGGTCGCCCGGCGAGCGGCGGTACGCGTTCGGTCTGCTGCAGGCGATGCGGCGGGCCGCGCGGAGCATGCCACTCCCGCTGGTCGAGCGGCTGTCCCGGTCGGCGGCCGGGCGCGCGGTGCTGACCGGCAGCATCTACGCACGTCCCGCCCGGCGTTCACCGGAGGCAGTGGTCGCCGAGACCCTGGCGCTGGCCAACGCCCGGGGATTCACCGAGACCCTGAGGGCGGGCACGTCGGTCCGCTTCACGGACGACGTCCCCGGCCTGCCCGTGACCGTCGCCTGGGGCACCCGGGACCGGATCCTGGTCCGCCGCCAGGGGGTCCGCGCCAAGCGGATCATTCCCCGCGCCCGGCTGGTGAGGCTGCCCGGCTGCGGACATGTCCCGATGAACGACGATCCCGCGCTGGTCGCACGCGTCCTCCTGGACGGCAGCCGCCCGACGCCCTCCCCGGCGGCGCAGCGCACCTGAGCTGAGCAGTCTTTCGCCTTTGGGGGGCGCGGGGAACGCGCAATCTTTTGTCTTTTGGGGGCGCGGGGAACGGCGCAGTCCTTTGGCCTTGAGGGGCGCGGGGAACGGCGCAATCCTCTGCCTCCAGGGAACGCGGGGAGCGGCACCGCCACCCCCCGCAACGCGCGTTGTTCACTTGCGGTTTGCGCGTGCGCTGCGGCACACCAGTAGGTGTAGCCGTGCACACCGGCCGAACCCGCCCCCAGGAGGCGCCCCATGTCACTCAGCCCGCCGAGCCCGCTCCCCGGCCGCCGCGGCGTCCTGCGCGGCTCGCTCGCCGCGTCGGCGGCACTCGCCCTGCCCTCCGCCCTCGGCGCCGTCGGCGCGGCCCCGGCGTTCGCGCTGTCGGGCCGGCCGCAGGCGCGATGGGGCGTACAGGCCGGAGACGTGACCACGGACTCCGGCCTGGTGTGGGTCCGCTCCGACCGTCCCGCCCGCATGATCGTGGAGACCTCCGCGACCGAGTCGTTCCACCGGCCGCGAACCTGGCACGGCCCCCTCCTGGGCGCCGACACGGACTTCACGGGCAGGGTCCCCCTGCGCGGTCTGCCGTCCGGGGAGCAGATCCACTACCGGGTGACCCTGGCCGACCCGGACGACTACCGCCGCACCGGCGAACCCGTGAGAGGCACCTTCAGAACGGCGCCCTCGAAGCGCCGCCAGGACGTCCGGTTCCTGTGGTCCGGCGACATCGTGGGCCAGGGCTGGGGCATCAATCCGGACATCGGCGGCCTCTACGCGTACGAGGAGATGCGCCGCCGGAACCCCGACTTCTTCCTGTGCAGCGGCGACACGATCTACGCGGACGGCCCGCTGTCGGCGTCCGTGACGCTCCCGGACGGCCGGGTCTGGCGGAACGTCACCACCGAGGAGAAGTCCAAGGTCGCCGAGACCCTCGCCGAGTACCGCGGCAACTTCCGCTACTCGCTGCTCGACGAGAACGTACGCCGCTTCAACGCCCAGGTCCCCACGATCACCCAGTGGGACGACCACGAGGTCGTCAACAACTGGTACCCGGGTGAGATCCTCACCGACGCCCGCTACACGGTGAAGGACGTCGACACGCTCGCCGCCCGCGCGCGCAAGGCGTTCAGCGAGTACTTCCCGATCTCCACGCTGCCCGCCACGGGCGTGGACGGCCGCGTGCACCGGGTCGTACGCCACGGTCCTCTGCTGGACGTCTTCGTGCTCGACATGCGTACGTTCCGCGACGCCAACTCCCCCGGGCGGCAGCCCGACGACACCGTCGGCATCCTGGGCGCGGAGCAGCTGGTCTGGCTGAAGCGGGAACTCGCGCGTTCTCGGGCGGTGTGGAAGGTGATCGCCTCCGACATGCCGCTCGGCCTGGTCGTACCGGACGGCTCGACGGACATCGAGGCCGTCGCGCAGGGCGACCCGGGCGCGCCGCTGGGCCGCGAGCTGCAGATCGCGGAGCTGCTGCGGTTCGTCAAGCACCACCGGATCACGGGCACGGTGTGGCTGACGGCGGACGTGCACTACACCTCGGCGCAGCACTACGACCCGTCGCGGGCGGCCTTCAAGGACTTCGCGCCGTTCTGGGAGTTCGTCTCGGGTCCGCTCGCCGCGGGCGGTTTCCAGGCGAACGCGCTGGACGGCACGTTCGGTCCGGACCGGGTCTTCGTCCAGGCCCCCGACAGGGCGAACGTGTCGCCCATGGAGTCGCCGCAGTACTTCGGCGAGGTCGACATCGACGGGCAGAGCGGCGAGCTGACGGTCCGCCTGCGGGCCACCGGCGGGGCCGTGCTGTTCACCAAGGTGCTGCAACCGGGGCGCGTGGGGCAGTAGTTCGCGGGGCAGAAGTTTCACCGGGTCATGTGCGGGGCTCCGGCTCCCGTAATCTGCTGCCTCGTGCCGCGTACCGGCGTCATCCCCCGGTACGCGGCACGTCGGGTTGCCCAAGACTCCGGAAATTCCCGCGTTCTCGCAGCTCAGAGCGATTGTCAGTGGTCGCCTCTACGGTTTTTCCATGACGCGATCTCTGCAGGCCGTGGCCTACACCCGATCCTCCACGCTGGAATCCGCACCGGGCGGCCGGCGTCTGGGACTTGAGACCTCGCGGGGCGCGACACCCCGTGGTGTCGAGGACCATCCCCGTTTCTTCGCGGGGTTCCTGACGTCACCTCAGGTGGCGTCGGCGGGGCTGCTCGCGGTCGCCGACGTGGCGGGGGCGCGCTACTACCAGCAGCAGCTGCGGTCGTCCCTCGACCCGGTGGTCACGGGCAACGGCGACCGGCTGCGTTTCGAGTCCTTCTCCGGCTGCGGCGGGGTGTACGCACGTCTGGACGTGCTCTCGGCGGGTCTCGACGGCGGCGAGGTGGGCCACGGCACGACGAACGTCGACGTCAACAACCCGCTGCGCGACGCACTGTCGAGGATCGGCTCGGACGACCCGCTGCACCTGCGCGTCGGTCCGGACGAGATGGCCGTGACCACCCTGGACGGGCCGGTCGTGGAGAAGAAGGTGCCCCTGCCGGACCGCTGGCTGCGCGGCTTCGCCGAGGCGCAGGTGACGGCGGCCGGTTTCGATCTGCGCGCCGAGCTGCCCGCGGCCGAGGCCGTGCGGTTCCTGCGCTCACTGCCCCGCTCCGGGGCGCGCGGCTCCTCCCGGGGTGTGCAGTGGGTGGTGCCCGCGGGGCGCGTTCTGCGGCCGACGACCCGCCCGGTGCCCGGAGCGGTCTGCCTCCCCGGCCCGGAGCGGCTGATCGCCCTCCAGAGGGTGCTCCGGCACGCGTCGGCGCTGCGGGTGTACGGTCCCGCGCTCGCCGGGACCGCCGCGGCGGCCAGTGCCTGGGAGGTCGTGCTGCCCGGCATGCGGCTCACACTCACGCTGTCCCCTGAGGCCTCCCGCGGCTTCTCCGGTGAGGGTGGCGTGCTCGACGCGCTGGCCACCGACGAGGCGGCGGAGGACGCGGAACTGATCTCGGTGCTGCTGGCCTGGGAGCCCAGGATCGATGTCGGCGATCTGTCCGCCTCCTCGGGACTGCCCGCCGAGCGGGTGCGGGCGGCGCTCGTCCGGCTGGGCACCTCGGGGCGCGTGGGCTACGACACCGCGGAGGCCGCCTACTTCCACCGTGAACTGCCCTACGACGCGGAGCGGGTGGAGCGGCACAACCCCAGGCTGCGGGCCGCCCGGGACCTCGTGGGCGCGGGCGCGGTGGTCCTGGACGGCGCCCTCGGGACGGTGACCGCGCAGGACGGGCACGCGCACCGGGTGCGCGACGACGCGGGAGTGCTGAGCTGCACCTGCCTGTGGTGGGCGAAGTACCGCGGCGGACGCGGGCCGTGCAAGCACGCGCTGGCGGTCCGGATGGTCCGCCGCGGCGCGGTGTCCGGACAGTCGGAGGTTCTGGTCGACGGGGGTGTGCGATGAGCGGTGTGCTGTCGGTGTTGCGTGACGCGGTGTCGGTGCGGAGGCCGGGCGGGTCGGTGTCAGGAAGCGGGGCGGTGGCGGTGGACGGGGTGGAGTCGGTGAGCGAGGTGTTGCTGAAGGCCGTGCGAGCGGGTCGGAGGGGTGAGGTCGCGGGCCTGCTCGACGGGATGACGGATCCCGAGCGGCGGCTCTGTCTGCCGGCCCTCAAGGAACTGCGCAAGGAGTTGCGGACAGCGCCCTGGAACTCCGCGTCCCGCAAGGCGTACCCCGCCCTGCACGCGGCCGGGGCGGCCTGCCACACCGGAGCCGCCGGGACGGCGGCCTGGCTCACCGCTGCCGACATGCGCTGGTCCCAGGCGTCACCCGGGACCCTGCTCCATGTGCTGGGCGACCGGGAGCGGGACTGGCTGGGCAACCTCGCGCGGCGGCTCGCGGACCGCCCGTCGGCCTCCCAGGTGCCCTACGAGCTGATGGCGGGTCTGGTACGGCTGTCGGGTTGCCCGGTGCCGACGACGGAGACCTTCGTGATCGGCTGGGTCGAGCAGATCGGCAGCCTGTGGCAGCGCGGCGACACCGTCCTCGACCGGCTGCGCCAGGATCCGTACACGGCGGAGCTGGTCGCCGCCCTCTTCGAGATCCCGGGCATCGGCAGCCACCTGGACTGGCTGTTCGGCGACGGCCCCGAGAGCTGGATCAGCGCTCTGGCGAGGCTCACCGAGGAAGGCGTCCTGGACCGCGAGGCCATGATCGACGCCTGCGTCGCCCGGCTGCTGCGCGGTGTCGTGGCGTCCGACTGCCGGGTCTTCCTCCGGCTGTTGACCGCGCTCGCACCGACCGGGGACGAGGAGCGGGAGCGCGTCGCCGACTGGCTGGCGCTCGCCTCCCACCCCGCCTCCACCGTGGCGTCCCACGCCCGGTCCGTGCTGGGCTCGCTGGCGCTGGCCGACGAGATCACGCATCGCCAGCTCGCCGAGATGTCCGCCGTGGTGCTGTTCCGCCCGGAGAAGAAGCTGGTACGCGCCCAGCTGGTGCTCCTCGGGAAGGTGCTCCGGCGCGACCCGTCGAGCGCGGTGGAGCTGCTGCCGGCGGTGGCGCACGCCTTCGGGCACGAGGACACGGACGTCCAGGAGCGGGCGCTGAAACTGGTGGAGCGCCACATCGGCGCGATCGGCACGGCACACCCGCAGGCGCGCGCCGAAGTGGCCGACGGCGCGGCCCAGTTGAGCGCCGGGCTGCGGGCCCGCGCGAGCGCCGTCCTGGGACTGGACGCGGACGGGCTCGCACCGCTGCCCCATCGGGAGCTGCTGCCGCCCGCACCCGAACCGTCACGGCTCGCGCCCGCGCCGGACACGGTGTTCGAGCTGGCCGAGGAGGTCGGAGCGCTGATGGTGTCCGCCGACACCGACATGCCGGTGTTCGAGCGCGCCCTCGACGGCCTGGTACGGCACACCTACCTGCGTCAGGAGGAGCTGGCCGAGGCCCTGAAGCCGACGGTCGAC
This sequence is a window from Streptomyces ortus. Protein-coding genes within it:
- a CDS encoding SWIM zinc finger family protein; translation: MTRSLQAVAYTRSSTLESAPGGRRLGLETSRGATPRGVEDHPRFFAGFLTSPQVASAGLLAVADVAGARYYQQQLRSSLDPVVTGNGDRLRFESFSGCGGVYARLDVLSAGLDGGEVGHGTTNVDVNNPLRDALSRIGSDDPLHLRVGPDEMAVTTLDGPVVEKKVPLPDRWLRGFAEAQVTAAGFDLRAELPAAEAVRFLRSLPRSGARGSSRGVQWVVPAGRVLRPTTRPVPGAVCLPGPERLIALQRVLRHASALRVYGPALAGTAAAASAWEVVLPGMRLTLTLSPEASRGFSGEGGVLDALATDEAAEDAELISVLLAWEPRIDVGDLSASSGLPAERVRAALVRLGTSGRVGYDTAEAAYFHRELPYDAERVERHNPRLRAARDLVGAGAVVLDGALGTVTAQDGHAHRVRDDAGVLSCTCLWWAKYRGGRGPCKHALAVRMVRRGAVSGQSEVLVDGGVR
- a CDS encoding alkaline phosphatase D family protein — protein: MSLSPPSPLPGRRGVLRGSLAASAALALPSALGAVGAAPAFALSGRPQARWGVQAGDVTTDSGLVWVRSDRPARMIVETSATESFHRPRTWHGPLLGADTDFTGRVPLRGLPSGEQIHYRVTLADPDDYRRTGEPVRGTFRTAPSKRRQDVRFLWSGDIVGQGWGINPDIGGLYAYEEMRRRNPDFFLCSGDTIYADGPLSASVTLPDGRVWRNVTTEEKSKVAETLAEYRGNFRYSLLDENVRRFNAQVPTITQWDDHEVVNNWYPGEILTDARYTVKDVDTLAARARKAFSEYFPISTLPATGVDGRVHRVVRHGPLLDVFVLDMRTFRDANSPGRQPDDTVGILGAEQLVWLKRELARSRAVWKVIASDMPLGLVVPDGSTDIEAVAQGDPGAPLGRELQIAELLRFVKHHRITGTVWLTADVHYTSAQHYDPSRAAFKDFAPFWEFVSGPLAAGGFQANALDGTFGPDRVFVQAPDRANVSPMESPQYFGEVDIDGQSGELTVRLRATGGAVLFTKVLQPGRVGQ
- a CDS encoding DUF7824 domain-containing protein, translating into MSGVLSVLRDAVSVRRPGGSVSGSGAVAVDGVESVSEVLLKAVRAGRRGEVAGLLDGMTDPERRLCLPALKELRKELRTAPWNSASRKAYPALHAAGAACHTGAAGTAAWLTAADMRWSQASPGTLLHVLGDRERDWLGNLARRLADRPSASQVPYELMAGLVRLSGCPVPTTETFVIGWVEQIGSLWQRGDTVLDRLRQDPYTAELVAALFEIPGIGSHLDWLFGDGPESWISALARLTEEGVLDREAMIDACVARLLRGVVASDCRVFLRLLTALAPTGDEERERVADWLALASHPASTVASHARSVLGSLALADEITHRQLAEMSAVVLFRPEKKLVRAQLVLLGKVLRRDPSSAVELLPAVAHAFGHEDTDVQERALKLVERHIGAIGTAHPQARAEVADGAAQLSAGLRARASAVLGLDADGLAPLPHRELLPPAPEPSRLAPAPDTVFELAEEVGALMVSADTDMPVFERALDGLVRHTYLRQEELAEALKPTVDRRWWMGTAREHHSADEYFLRDPYGLEVVLAALLGRVRTSTLLKASQQGPVSDSCVHSALSAVFNARLWEAAHRVRTDPLPFLLATPTWSSGFLEPDELVARLAEYHRLGARPGEADFTQALLRVRRDDRAVSVAAAGRAAALGTAEGERLARRLLSESPATPTSTRRVSAKRVLLELGALDGLPTELPPAFRRLGVPVGAFEGRTYCPHYWNPNERRHWLAVMPGRREVVAARLVREVSTAAVEDIRGVAAVLPLLAEAEGEAGDAVHLCVAYGLGARHPEDRLSAVDALLVLAARGQLDAEILGGDLGQLVRKGAVKPLRLADSVRTAATTGAYATVWSILGAALPALLADLAADGAVPPPRGMGELLAVAAECAERTGVQGEVAHLAQVAERGGSSRLVAQARRLRVTLEQGVAA
- a CDS encoding RNA polymerase sigma-70 factor, giving the protein MATDTVTEVFEEHRSVLMGVAYRMLGRVADAEDVVQEAWLRWSGADRSDVREPRAYLVRIATRLALDRLRQAQARKEAYVGPWLPEPYVTDFGDTVADTAERAVLADSVSLAVLVVLESLSPLERAVFVLREAFGYPYAEIAVTLDRSEPAVRQLAGRARRHVEERRPRYEVDPVERRDLTERFLAAATEGDLDGLMSLLAPDVRLIGDSGGLAQAPVRVIESADKVGRFLGGAVRKGVSGATFRFLEVNGGPAFLVLAGGKPDSVFQLDIADGRIQCVYIVRNPEKLLSLAVD
- a CDS encoding alpha/beta fold hydrolase; the encoded protein is MAATVSFTVPSPHGPRSVTLAYRRVGTGEPLLLLHGIGHHRQAWDPVVDLLAAERDVIAVDLPGFGESPALPEGLSHGLATTNAALAALCETLELDRPHVAGNSLGGLLALELGREKLVRSVTALAPAGFWSPGERRYAFGLLQAMRRAARSMPLPLVERLSRSAAGRAVLTGSIYARPARRSPEAVVAETLALANARGFTETLRAGTSVRFTDDVPGLPVTVAWGTRDRILVRRQGVRAKRIIPRARLVRLPGCGHVPMNDDPALVARVLLDGSRPTPSPAAQRT